The Lycium barbarum isolate Lr01 chromosome 9, ASM1917538v2, whole genome shotgun sequence genome has a segment encoding these proteins:
- the LOC132610941 gene encoding late embryogenesis abundant protein D-34-like yields the protein MSQEIPVKYGDVFPVSSELGSKMIAPQDAAIMQSAESVALGHVPKGGPASLMQSAAAQNERRGVVDGDDISDLARDPGVTVSQAEVGGTRIVSESIGGEVVAQYIYPSEAGGDGEGAERYPTTGVQEEAVTVGEALEAVAFKAAGDKPIEESDAAAIQAAEARATGRSEAVPGGIGAEAQSAASVNARTDNKTTLGDVLSDATSKLIEDKAVKKEDAEGVVGAEIRNKPDLATHPGGIAASMTTAANLNIF from the exons ATGAGTCAAGAAATACCTGTTAAATATGGGGACGTGTTTCCGGTGTCGAGTGAACTTGGTTCAAAAATGATAGCACCACAAGATGCAGCAATCATGCAGTCAGCAGAGAGTGTAGCGTTGGGTCATGTACCAAAAGGTGGGCCTGCATCGCTCATGCAGTCAGCTGCAGCCCAAAATGAGCGTAGAGGTGTGGTAGATGGTGATGACATATCGGATCTCGCGAGAGATCCGGGTGTTACTGTTTCTCAAGCTGAGGTTGGTGGCACTCGCATTGTCTCTGAATCAATCGGTGGAGAG GTGGTTGCACAATATATCTATCCATCAGAAGCAGGAGGTGATGGAGAAGGAGCCGAACGATATCCTACAACAGGAGTTCAGGAGGAGGCAGTTACGGTGGGTGAAGCTCTAGAGGCAGTGGCATTTAAGGCAGCAGGGGACAAACCAATTGAGGAGAGCGACGCTGCAGCAATACAGGCAGCAGAAGCAAGAGCCACGGGACGAAGTGAAGCGGTGCCGGGAGGTATAGGAGCAGAAGCTCAAAGTGCAGCTTCCGTTAATGCTCGAACGGATAACAAGACCACTCTTGGTGATGTTCTAAGT gATGCAACGAGCAAGCTTATAGAAGACAAGGCAGTGAAGAAGGAAGATGCAGAAGGGGTGGTGGGTGCTGAAATAAGGAATAAACCCGACTTGGCTACACATCCTGGTGGAATAGCAGCATCCATGACCACAGCAGCTAATCTGAACATATTCTAA